From a region of the Dictyostelium discoideum AX4 chromosome 2 chromosome, whole genome shotgun sequence genome:
- a CDS encoding hypothetical protein (Slime mold (D.discoideum) transposon DIRS-1, complete, clone SB41), whose amino-acid sequence MFIQPQKDNGLTCQTRFQVKSRKECSRTNSINYISRITNRFGINEASCSQRKEEKCHQGNKKLFKTRLLLPKKACWFKRKANRTERCSHPFQTLHSSNKQVSLSVSDSSQWRLGSIIPHSSRGQVRDFTLVNSSKPMEWKRNQSVSKLRLCSYNRCLGIRCRCHTQERKQGNQNLVIPVVNNSIKHVVKSSRNARAANGLSSAMSETEQLQAEDPNRQYYHSLIHQSPGWSDTRSLSSVRTTLETMPQEESELDWRAYSRILQCKSRPPQSSFRDESQIIDQSNQELHLATEEGSVQSHPTSIRSNTDGSVRISPQPSNEQLLNNKNECTQPRLESMEAMSGLSTTHSFAFYPGEDELIQFEEGFYNTDLPNLEISNLVSDDSSTSSSSSSSHVSSSTGNIPRSIDQTISRVDTNPDSTTLEAGDYSTFQSHVMSFARTTNTKTAELLMKSWEPSTLKVYSSSYTRFRNFCTLNSLNPANITLVVFMDYLTHLFKHKPPLAFSTINGHRSMLNQLLLLRNQTDIVNDPFITRIMTGIHKLRPSSAKYKEIWDANQVFKHLSTIKVIPKYTYTALLNKTLVLCKMFGLARSSDLVKWSFKGLIITPDSIKGPVINAKEQRSGIVSILELTSLDDTNSQVCPVRHLATYLRASKGRRKPHSGDSVFIKNEGEPLQVNDINSIVLSTLSKSGIDIVKFKSHSTRSAMASLLLSNNVPFHVVKKMGRWKSNDTVDTFYDKRIIGEKSGGFLNTVVQIS is encoded by the coding sequence ATGTTTATCCAACCTCAAAAAGACAATGGACTTACTTGTCAAACTAGGTTTCAAGTTAAATCTAGAAAAGAGTGTTCTCGAACCAACTCAATCAATTACATTTCTCGGATTACAAATCGATTCGGTATCAATGAAGCTTCTTGTTCCCaaagaaaagaagaaaagtGTCATCAAGGAAATAagaaactttttaaaactagATTGTTGCTCCCCAAGAAAGCTTGCTGGTTTAAAAGGAAAGCTAATCGCACTGAAAGATGCAGTCATCCCTTTCAGACTTTACACTCGTCGAACAAACAAGTTTCACTCTCAGTGTCTGACTCTAGCCAATGGAGATTGGGATCAATCATTCCCCATTCCTCAAGAGGTCAAGTCAGAGATTTCACATTGGTTAACAGTTCTAAACCAATGGAATGGAAAAGAAATCAGTCTGTTTCCAAGTTACGACTATGTTCTTACAACCGATGCCTCGGAATCAGGTGCAGGTGCCACACTCAAGAAAGGAAACAAGGTAATCAAAACTTGGTCATTCCAGTGGTCAACAACTCAATCAAACATGTCGTCAAATCGTCGAGAAATGCTCGCGCTGCTAATGGCCTATCAAGCGCTATGTCAGAAACTGAACAACTGCAAGCTGAAGATCCAAACCGACAATACTACCACTCTCTCATACATCAATCGCCAGGGTGGTCAGATACAAGATCTCTCAGTTCTGTTCGAACAACTTTGGAAACAATGCCTCAAGAAGAAAGTGAACTTGATTGGAGAGCATATTCCAGGATTCTTCAATGTAAAAGCCGACCACCTCAGTCGTCTTTCAGAGATGAATCACAAATCATCGACCAGAGTAATCAAGAGTTACATCTGGCAACTGAAGAAGGAAGTGTTCAATCGCATCCAACTTCAATTCGGTCAAATACAGATGGATCTGTTCGCATCTCACCTCAACCATCAAACGAACAACTACTCAACAATAAGAATGAATGCACTCAACCTCGATTGGAGTCAATGGAAGCAATGTCTGGCCTTTCCACCACCCATTCTTTTGCCTTCTATCCTGGAGAAGATGAACTCATCCAGTTCGAAGAAGGTTTCTATAATACTGATCTTCCCAATCTGGAGATCAGCAACTTGGTATCCGATGATTCAAGCACAAGTTCCTCGTCATCATCGTCACATGTTTCCTCAAGTACTGGGAACATTCCAAGAAGTATTGACCAAACAATCAGTAGAGTCGATACCAATCCAGATTCAACAACGTTGGAAGCTGGGGATTATTCAACTTTCCAATCTCATGTAATGTCCTTCGCTCgtacaacaaatacaaaaacAGCTGAGCTGTTAATGAAGTCATGGGAACCTTCAACTCTCAAAGTATATAGCTCCAGTTATACAAGATTCCGCAATTTCTGTACTTTGAACTCTTTGAATCCAGCAAACATTACCTTAGTTGTTTTCATGGATTATCTTACACATCTATTCAAACACAAACCTCCGTTAGCTTTCTCAACTATTAACGGTCATCGATCTATGTTGAATCAGTTGTTACTCCTTAGGAATCAAACTGATATTGTTAATGATCCATTCATTACAAGAATTATGACTGGTATTCACAAGTTGCGTCCTTCATCTGCAAAGTATAAAGAGATATGGGATGCAAATCAAGTATTCAAGCACTTATCTACTATCAAAGTCATCCCCAAGTACACATACACTGCGCTATTAAACAAGACACTTGTACTCTGTAAAATGTTTGGTTTAGCAAGATCATCAGACTTGGTGAAGTGGTCGTTCAAAGGTCTCATTATTACTCCTGACTCAATCAAAGGTCCCGTTATTAATGCTAAAGAACAAAGAAGTGGTATTGTTTCAATCTTAGAATTAACATCGTTAGATGATACTAACTCTCAAGTGTGCCCTGTTCGCCACCTTGCAACATACCTTAGAGCATCTAAAGGAAGAAGAAAGCCCCATTCGGGTGACTCTGTCTTTATTAAGAATGAAGGTGAACCGCTCCAagttaatgatattaattcaattgtaCTATCAACACTCTCAAAGTCAGGTATTGATATTGTCAAGTTCAAATCTCACTCTACCCGTTCCGCTATGGCTTCTCTGCTGTTGTCCAATAACGTTCCGTTCCACGTTGTCAAAAAGATGGGTCGTTGGAAATCAAACGATACTGTAGATACCTTCTACGATAAAAGAATCATTGGTGAAAAATCTGGTGGTTTCTTAAATACTGTCGTCCAAAtttcataa
- the CYP519C1 gene encoding cytochrome P450 family protein: MNILLLIFYFLVCFLIFDFIKKNKVKKYDVPTLSYALPIIGHLYKLGVNPHRNLTKLVEKNGGIFSLWLGDIKTVIVTDPSINKEIMVKQFTNFSDRPRLKSFESFTGGGVNLIFIDYNEKWPVIRKIVSSSITKTKIISNYKEVIENQTKILINSMRTHSKINEPFKSKKYFGKFSISIVLGIMFKQDNDEKQININDNNIDNDPITKLTEPIQQVFLLLGTGNISDFIKILRPFFKNEYKKLNNSASKVFKFMEEIYDQHLLKFDKSNPRDLMDYFIEYEFTNSPNTTLEEKKISIIKGCMSFVFAGDDTVAATLEWVCLYLINNPAIQEKCYNELISVLGDNNNESKIKFISLKERDNCQYLINVIKEVLRIRTPLPLSVPRIATQNCEINGFFIEKGTQILSNAFGMSHLYVDEPNVFNPDRWINYYNQKQQQQQQQQQPQPIQNNNYFNDLDRVCLPFSTGPRNCVGISIAELNLFSVCANIILNFQIKSIDGMQLKDIEVSGISIHPIPFSIKLISRN; the protein is encoded by the exons atgaatatattattattaattttttattttttagtttgttttttaatttttgatttt ataaagaaaaataaagttaaaaagTATGATGTACCAACTTTATCATATGCTTTGCCAATAATTGGACATCTTTATAAACTTGGAGTTAATCCACATAGAAATTTAACAAAATTGGTAGAAAAAAATGGAGGAATATTCTCATTATGGCTTGGTGATATTAAAACTGTAATTGTAACAGACCcatcaataaataaagaaattatggttaaacaatttacaaatttttcaGATAGACCAAGATTAAAAAGCTTTGAATCATTTACTGGTGGAGgtgtaaatttaatatttattgattATAATGAAAAGTGGCCGGTAATTAGAAAAATagtttcatcatcaattacaaaaacaaaaataatatcaaacTATAAAGAAGTTATTGAAAATCaaactaaaattttaattaattcaatgaGAACtcattcaaaaataaatgaacCA tttaaatctaaaaaatattttggtaaattttcaattagtATTGTTTTAGGAATAATGTTTAAAcaagataatgatgaaaaacaaattaatattaatgataataatattgataatgatccAATTACAAAATTAACAGAACCAATTCAAcaagtatttttattattaggaACTGGTAATATTagtgattttattaaaattttaagaccattttttaaaaatgaatataaaaaattaaataatagtgcTAGTAaagttttcaaatttatgGAAGAAATTTATGATcaacatttattaaaatttgataaatcaaatcCTAGAGATTTAATGGACTATTTCATTGAATATGAATTTACAAATTCACCAAATACAACTttagaagaaaagaaaattagtattattaaagGTTGTATGAGTTTTGTTTTTGCTGGTGATGATACAGTTGCAGCAACACTTGAATGGGTatgtttatatttaattaataatccaGCCATTCAAGAGAAATGttataatgaattaatttctgTATTGggcgataataataatgaaagtaaaataaagtttatatctttaaaagaaagagataattgtcaatatttaattaatgttaTTAAAGAAGTTTTAAGAATAAGAACACCACTTCCATTATCAGTTCCAAGAATTGCAACTCAAAATTGTGAaattaatggtttttttatAGAAAAAGGTACTCAAATACTTTCAAATGCATTTGGTATGAGTCATCTATATGTTGATGAACCAAATGTATTTAATCCAGATAGatggataaattattataatcaaaagcaacagcaacagcaacagcaacaacaaccacaaccaatacaaaataataattatttcaatgATCTTGATAGGGTTTGTTTACCTTTTTCCACTGGTCCAAGAAATTGTGTAGGTATATCAATTgctgaattaaatttatttagtgTTTGtgcaaatattattttaaattttcaaattaagtCCATTGATGGAATgcaattaaaagatatagAAGTTTCAGGTATTTCCATACACCCAATACCATtctcaattaaattaatttcaagaaattaa